The proteins below are encoded in one region of Sedimentibacter sp. zth1:
- the mce gene encoding methylmalonyl-CoA epimerase, which produces MNINRVDHIGIAVPNLEEALAFYEGVLGLKSNGSEVIEDQKVKVAFLPCGDSELELLESTEPDGPIAKFIKKNGGRGGIQHVALRVDNIEKAIEDMKAKGMRMLDEKPRYGAGGAKIAFCHPKSSLGVLLELTERQ; this is translated from the coding sequence ATGAATATTAATAGAGTAGATCATATTGGTATAGCAGTACCAAATTTAGAGGAAGCTTTAGCATTTTATGAAGGAGTATTAGGATTAAAATCTAATGGCTCAGAAGTTATTGAAGACCAAAAAGTTAAAGTTGCATTCTTGCCTTGTGGAGATAGCGAATTAGAACTATTAGAGTCAACAGAACCAGATGGACCTATAGCAAAATTCATTAAAAAAAATGGTGGAAGAGGTGGAATTCAACACGTTGCATTAAGAGTTGATAACATTGAAAAAGCTATAGAAGATATGAAAGCAAAAGGCATGAGAATGTTAGATGAAAAACCAAGATACGGTGCTGGTGGAGCTAAAATAGCATTCTGCCATCCAAAATCATCATTGGGTGTATTATTAGAGCTTACAGAAAGACAATAA
- a CDS encoding aldo/keto reductase produces the protein MKISQLDKMGVTLSKLGFGCMRFPNIDNVIVQDEVDKMIKYAHDNGINYFDTAYVYGGGNSEIALGKALKQLNREDFYVTDKMPLWVAKNEEDLDIIFDKALERLQLDYIDFYLLHALDNSVYEKIINYNVIDWAKKKIAEGKIKHLGFSMHDDYDFLVKVLDLYDFEFVQIQLNYLDIIDRPGLKGYEELEKRNIPVIIMEPLKGGLLSDLNDNIAAPFRELGGSNVSYAFRWLAEKKGIATILSGMSSMAQLKQNIEVFKNLSPLTEEENEAILKVEKNVIKLQKVKCTGCGYCMPCPFGVTIPELFKAWNTKSMNQSTNWISGTDINYEIAEKCRNCKKCVRLCPQHINIPQMLRQLVSEK, from the coding sequence ATGAAAATTTCTCAATTAGATAAAATGGGTGTTACCCTTTCAAAATTAGGATTTGGCTGTATGAGATTTCCTAATATTGATAATGTTATTGTGCAAGATGAAGTAGATAAAATGATTAAATACGCTCATGACAATGGCATAAACTATTTTGATACTGCATATGTTTATGGTGGCGGTAATAGTGAAATTGCACTTGGAAAAGCACTTAAGCAACTAAACAGAGAAGATTTTTACGTTACTGATAAAATGCCTTTGTGGGTAGCAAAAAACGAAGAAGATTTAGATATAATTTTTGATAAAGCTCTTGAAAGATTACAGCTTGATTATATTGATTTTTACTTACTTCATGCACTTGACAACAGTGTATACGAAAAAATAATCAATTATAATGTAATTGATTGGGCTAAGAAAAAAATTGCAGAAGGTAAAATTAAGCACCTTGGTTTTTCAATGCATGACGATTATGACTTTTTAGTAAAAGTATTAGATTTATATGATTTTGAATTTGTTCAAATTCAGCTTAATTATTTAGATATAATTGACAGACCTGGACTTAAGGGGTATGAAGAATTAGAAAAACGTAATATACCGGTTATAATTATGGAACCTTTAAAGGGTGGCTTACTTTCTGATTTAAATGACAATATTGCAGCTCCATTCAGAGAATTAGGTGGCTCAAATGTTAGCTACGCATTTAGATGGTTAGCAGAGAAAAAGGGTATAGCTACTATTCTTTCAGGTATGAGCAGTATGGCTCAGCTTAAACAGAATATTGAAGTATTTAAAAACCTTTCACCTTTAACAGAAGAAGAAAACGAAGCTATATTGAAGGTTGAAAAGAATGTTATAAAATTACAAAAAGTTAAGTGTACAGGTTGTGGGTACTGTATGCCATGTCCATTTGGTGTTACTATCCCAGAATTGTTTAAAGCTTGGAATACTAAATCAATGAATCAAAGTACCAACTGGATTTCTGGAACTGATATAAATTACGAGATAGCAGAAAAATGTAGGAATTGCAAAAAATGTGTTCGCTTATGCCCTCAACATATCAATATTCCTCAAATGTTAAGACAATTAGTATCAGAAAAATAA
- the meaB gene encoding methylmalonyl Co-A mutase-associated GTPase MeaB — protein sequence MMELTELIEKMVTGDKRSCARLITMVENDEEDAKNIIKAIHSRTGHAHVIGITGPPGAGKSTLTDKLVKQLIKDGKKVGIVAIDPTSPYSGGSILGDRIRMQDLALEKNVFIRSLGTRGYLGGLSRSTKDVVKVLDAYGADYIFIETVGVGQSEVDIIKTADSIVMVMVPGLGDDIQSIKAGIMEIGDIFVVNKSDLFGASRTATEINMMLDLNQNMDRRPPVVMVTANKNEGINELVEEIKKHTEYLIETGKLRERKHHNAKIEVVEMIETELRKIVIKHADSENKLDQKVDEILEKKKDVYEVRDEFLSVLNK from the coding sequence ATGATGGAATTAACAGAATTAATTGAAAAAATGGTTACTGGAGATAAAAGATCTTGTGCAAGACTTATTACTATGGTAGAAAATGACGAAGAGGATGCTAAAAATATAATTAAGGCAATACATTCGCGTACAGGTCATGCACATGTTATTGGAATTACAGGACCTCCAGGAGCAGGGAAAAGTACACTTACAGATAAACTTGTAAAACAACTTATCAAAGATGGTAAAAAAGTAGGTATTGTAGCTATAGACCCGACCAGTCCATATTCAGGTGGTTCAATCTTGGGAGATAGAATACGTATGCAGGATTTAGCACTTGAGAAAAATGTGTTTATTAGAAGCTTAGGTACAAGAGGTTATCTAGGTGGATTATCTAGATCAACCAAAGATGTAGTTAAAGTATTAGATGCATACGGTGCTGATTATATATTTATTGAAACTGTTGGAGTTGGACAATCAGAGGTAGATATAATCAAAACAGCTGATTCAATAGTTATGGTTATGGTGCCGGGACTTGGAGATGACATTCAGTCAATCAAGGCTGGAATAATGGAAATAGGTGATATATTTGTAGTAAATAAAAGTGATTTATTTGGTGCTTCAAGAACAGCTACAGAAATAAATATGATGCTAGATTTAAATCAAAATATGGATAGACGTCCACCTGTTGTTATGGTTACAGCCAATAAAAATGAAGGTATTAATGAATTAGTTGAAGAAATAAAAAAACATACAGAATATTTGATAGAAACTGGAAAATTAAGAGAAAGAAAACATCACAATGCAAAAATTGAAGTTGTTGAGATGATTGAAACAGAGCTTAGAAAAATAGTAATTAAACATGCTGACAGTGAAAATAAGCTTGACCAAAAAGTCGATGAAATATTAGAAAAGAAAAAAGATGTTTATGAAGTTAGAGATGAATTCTTAAGCGTTTTAAATAAATAA
- a CDS encoding cobalamin B12-binding domain-containing protein has product MNRPIRVLIAKPGLDGHDRGAKLIARSLRDAGMEVIYTGLRQTPEQIVAAAIQEDVDVVGMSILSGAHNHLLPKVVDLLKAQGADDVLIIGGGVIPDDDIPALKSAGVDEVFTPGTATTTTIDYINTHIKRK; this is encoded by the coding sequence AATTGCTAAACCGGGTCTTGATGGACACGACAGAGGAGCTAAACTTATAGCAAGATCATTAAGAGATGCTGGTATGGAAGTTATATATACGGGATTAAGACAAACACCAGAGCAAATTGTTGCTGCTGCAATCCAAGAAGACGTTGACGTTGTAGGAATGAGTATATTATCAGGAGCACACAATCATTTACTACCAAAAGTAGTTGACTTGCTTAAAGCTCAAGGTGCGGATGATGTATTGATTATCGGTGGCGGAGTTATACCAGATGATGATATACCAGCGCTTAAATCTGCTGGAGTAGATGAAGTATTTACACCAGGTACAGCAACAACTACAACAATAGATTATATTAATACACATATAAAAAGAAAATAA